A stretch of Lutra lutra chromosome 9, mLutLut1.2, whole genome shotgun sequence DNA encodes these proteins:
- the LOC125109595 gene encoding small nuclear ribonucleoprotein G-like isoform X1, which yields MRGSIPGHWDHDLSRRFMDKKLSWKLGGGRHGQGILWGFDLFMNLVIDECVEMANSGQQNNTGMVVIQGNSMIMLEDLE from the exons atgcggggctcgatcccaggacactgggatcacgacctgagccgaag ATTTATGGACAAGAAATTATCATGGAAATTAGGTGGTGGCAGACATGGCCAAGGAATATTATGGGGGTTCGATCTGTTTATGAATCTTGTGATAGATGAATGTGTGGAGATGGCAAATAGTGGGCAACAGAACAATACTGGAATGGTGGTAATACAAGGAAACAGTATGATCATGTTAGAAGACTTGGAATGA
- the LOC125109595 gene encoding small nuclear ribonucleoprotein G-like isoform X2, whose amino-acid sequence MNKAYPLELKEFMDKKLSWKLGGGRHGQGILWGFDLFMNLVIDECVEMANSGQQNNTGMVVIQGNSMIMLEDLE is encoded by the coding sequence ATGAACAAAGCTTACCCTCTTGAGTTGAAAGAATTTATGGACAAGAAATTATCATGGAAATTAGGTGGTGGCAGACATGGCCAAGGAATATTATGGGGGTTCGATCTGTTTATGAATCTTGTGATAGATGAATGTGTGGAGATGGCAAATAGTGGGCAACAGAACAATACTGGAATGGTGGTAATACAAGGAAACAGTATGATCATGTTAGAAGACTTGGAATGA
- the RHOB gene encoding rho-related GTP-binding protein RhoB, translating to MAAIRKKLVVVGDGACGKTCLLIVFSKDEFPEVYVPTVFENYVADIEVDGKQVELALWDTAGQEDYDRLRPLSYPDTDVILMCFSVDSPDSLENIPEKWVPEVKHFCPNVPIILVANKKDLRSDEHVRTELARMKQEPVRTDDGRAMAVRIQAYDYLECSAKTKEGVREVFETATRAALQKRYGSQNGCINCCKVL from the coding sequence ATGGCGGCCATCCGCAAGAAGCTGGTGGTGGTGGGCGACGGCGCGTGCGGCAAGACGTGCCTGCTGATCGTGTTCAGTAAGGACGAGTTCCCCGAGGTGTACGTGCCCACTGTCTTCGAGAACTATGTGGCCGACATCGAGGTGGACGGCAAGCAGGTGGAGCTGGCGCTGTGGGACACGGCGGGCCAGGAGGACTACGACCGCTTGCGGCCGCTCTCCTACCCGGACACCGACGTGATCCTCATGTGCTTCTCAGTGGACAGCCCCGATTCGCTGGAGAACATCCCCGAGAAGTGGGTGCCCGAGGTGAAGCACTTCTGCCCCAACGTGCCCATCATCCTGGTGGCCAACAAGAAAGACCTGCGCAGCGACGAGCACGTCCGCACGGAGCTGGCCCGCATGAAGCAGGAACCCGTGCGCACGGATGACGGCCGCGCCATGGCTGTGCGCATCCAAGCCTACGACTACCTCGAGTGCTCGGCCAAGACCAAGGAGGGCGTGCGCGAGGTCTTCGAGACGGCCACGCGCGCCGCGCTGCAGAAGCGCTACGGCTCCCAGAACGGCTGCATCAACTGCTGCAAGGTGCTATGA